gcaataggctgactctgtaaaccgcttagagagggctgtaaaagcactgtgaagcagtatataagtgctaagtgctagtgctaagcTATATGCAAAAAGAGACCAACAGCTTCTAAATTATCCAGCATGTATGGAATATCTGGTTGTTCCTGGGAAATAGCCCCTCACTGATGACATGCTTGGATGGGCCAGGGTTGCAGCTTGCCGACTATGCTGAGTTAGCAGAGATAGCAAAAGTGCACTGGCATGGTGAGGTATAagccacaattttttaaaaaaatggaacagaaAAGTAGCATTCCTAGATATGGcttcctatttttaaaacaatccaACAGATGGCTCTTTCTTCCAAATGTTAACTTGGCACTCATTCCTTCATTGTCAAAAGATTTTAAAGCATTCCAATCATGCATAATTCAAAAGTTAAGTTTGACCCAAGATTGTTTCCAGAGTTGGTCATCCTGTTATGAGCTGTTTGGAGTGGACATTATGACATTCCTTTAGCACAAGGCAATTAATACTTGTGAATAACCACATTAAGGAAGCCGAATGAAAAAAGCCCAAAGCAGTTTTTGGTGGACACATCATTCCTATATCCAGTTGGAAACTGTTTTCTTCAAATGCAGAGTAATGATCTGATGTCTTGTTTTTCAGCTCTATCCTGCTGCTGTTATAAACAAATAGAGTTAAGGTTGGATTTACCAAAGGATTTCTCCCTTTGGGACCATCCATACTAATTACTCACAATATTATTTCTCGTAGCTCTGGAATATTCTGTGTCTTgaatgtataaatataaaaatacacaatTAACATAAATTGTCACCTGTTGTTTATGTCTTTGTCTCCCTCTGCTTTGGCCTGCCATAGAATCCATGTTCTAGGGTCCAGTTAATTGCTTTGATTTTTGTGAAGTTTAAGAAAGCAACATCAATGTATGTATTTCACTAGTTGAACTGATTGAGGTCTGCAGTTACTCTGGACTGGACGAGGGATTTATATACCAGGGTACAAACAAAACTAGAAATTATCCACACCGATTTTCCGACCATCAACTTTAATAACCACAGAGACAAATGAAGTCATAAAATTAATGGTCTGGTTTTCAAGTCATTGTCAGAGTCCATATACAGAAGTGAATTTTTAACATTATATACAGTAGTATCTGTAACAACTCTTAGAAGCAGCAGAAAAAACTGAGAAGTCCTTCCTAAGGTTACttacatatttttcagagtataggacgcaccttagtttttggggaggaaaataagaaaaaagctgattggcaggtggattggccttctggaatacccccaatcagctgtttccagaggtgaattttagcaacaggttccttggttgtgagttctgtgccttgctttttttttttttttgcttttttttctgcctctgaaactctgtttcagaaaaaacttttttctgcctctgaaagcctctgaaacagagattcagaaaaaaagcctctgaagctctgtttaggagcgtcttttctgaagctctatttgcggctttttttctgaagctccatttctgatgcttttttcagcctctgaaacctccatttgagaagctgggcggggctacatttggagtataagacgcacccagatttatttttttttaatttgaatttatatcccgcccttctccgaagactcaggacggcttacattgtgttaagcaatagtctcatccatttatatattatatacaaagtcaacttttattgcccccaacaatctggctcatattttacctaccttataaaggatggaaggctgagtcaaccttgggcttggtgggacttgaacttgcagtaattgcaagcagctgtgttaataacagactgcattagtctgtttcaccctcttttttgggggggaaaaaggtgtgtcttatactccgaaaaatatggtatttcaatTTAAACTCAGTTTTGAGTTATGAAGCTGCTTCAAAAAGCTTAGAAATTATTGAACTCTTTGAAGAATCGCACAGCCTCATGAGATTAACACAGAGTCATCAGATTAAGACAAAATGAACATTGCACTGTACATTGATTGTATTTCGAATGAAAAATACTTTTTCATCAATGAAACTATTGGCTGATTTTAGACATAAATCTTCCAATTTCAAGTTACAGTGATGAGAAATAAAACAGATCATTTAGTCCGCTGAGAAGATAGGAGTTCTGTTGATTAAAGAAGCTTAATTGatactttattttcctttttttcttggcCATTCTTCATTTACAAGCACAATAAATGCATCTGTACCCATAACATCTACCATAAAGTGTTTTTCAAAAACAATTTGCTGTTAGGAAGCACTTTTTGAGGACAAAAATCAAAGTGCAAGGGATAAAATCATTGGTGCTTTCCCATTATTACCACTCATTAGTCtcctgaaaaataatttaaaggaagaaaggaaatgagCCAAGTTGCCTGAGATTACCCATAAGATGCTTTTTGGACCAACCCAAGAGAGAAATTATCtcactgtttcttctttcttatgCTGCCCTCTGACTTCATGGATTGAAATGTTTCAGGTTTAAGCAAACTTTCAGATCCCAATAGAACGAAAAAGTAAAGAGGCAAATTATGTTTCCATTAAACCTAGATCCAAGAAACGGAAGGTGGTTTTTGTAATGTTACTTATTTACAGTTTGCACTGAGAAACCTAAAGTAATAGGTTAGCAGCTTTTCCAAAGAAGAAATGGACTCTTCTATGAAGATgctgttttctcttctcttcatactctgcatgttatttgctactgtgAAAACAAATAGTGAGTACATGTCACCGTGATTAGCCACTTTTAATAGAGCTGTTTTTACATGAAGGGGGAAAATTGCAAAATATTATTCATTACAATGTTTCAGTTATATGGACATTCGCTTTATCTTTAGTATTGGATTTCAAAGGAGAGGAAATGCCTGCGCTTCTGAGAATTTTCTTGTAAAGAGGCACCCTATTTGCATTGAGTctcttttggattaaaaaaaaaaggttgtcaaATTATTGTGGTTGCTGTTGTGATTGTCATTGTTACTGTTGTTGAACAATGTAGCGAATCATAATGCTCCCCCGGCTCAATTCTGTACCTCCTCTAGAATCTGAAGATTTAGAATCTGAAGTGTTCCAATTATAATAGGCAaaacaaaagttttttaaaaagtatagcaACCTTAATTGTCTCAGAATGGATACATTTAAGAATTTAAATCAGTACATTCTGATCTAGACATTTTAGGAAGAGAACCATGTTAGTCTACGGTAACCAAAACCCAGCACCTGGTGGCACATTTTCCGATTcagatattttattaaaaggcatagacTTTTCTGATGCCCAACTTCTCCCAGTACAGAACTGCAGGAGGGCAGCACTGACTCtcatctacgggaccgtctactgccggcctctatctcccatcgtccggtacgttcccacagagagggactcctcagggtgccgtcagccaaacagtgtcgactggcggcccccagagggagggccttctctgtgggggttccgaccctgtggaacgaacttcccctcggacttcgacaattacctgaccttaggacctttcgccgcgaacttaaaacttatttatttcgtatggctggactagcctgatttttatctttattggatgggtttttaaagttttgtgattttatgggggagtatgttttttaacatttgggcatttaaattagttttttaagggatgtttttaattattgtgtgtatttgtattttatctgcctgttcaccaccctgagtccttcgggagaagggcggtatacaaattaaaatattattattattattattattattattattattattattattattattattattattattattattattattattattattattattattatcatcatcatcactcacTCCCACTTGAGTTTTGATAGACAAGGTCCTTTCGCAGTCCAGCCACACTATGCATTTGACGAAGAATGTTGGGATTCATCAGAGCTTGGACTTCTTAGTAAGATGTGACAGTCAGAAGCATTGCGACCCGATTTCTGATTATATTCTACTCTGTAACTTATTGCATACCGATGGTCCTCAttaacaaccataattgggactagCAAGTCCACTGCTAAGTGGGgcatttgttaagcaagacaattgtggtCATGTTGAAAGTACAAGCTCATTTCTACCACAGCTGGTACCACAGTCACTAAATCGGACATCACATGACCGTGAGTTGTGATTTTAtttccagcttctccattgaccctCCTTGTCGGCGGTGCAGTGCACTAATGGCGATTACATGACtgtaggatgctgcaatggttgtaaagttCTGCTAACTGCAATGCAAACACAGGGATACTGTgacggttgtaaatgtgaggaccagtcacaaagttccattttcagtgctggcaTAACTTTGAAAGTTCACTGTCAACAgggcggttgttaagcaagtacTTCCTGTAGTATATTTTGAAAAGTATTATATGAAATGATGCCAAGCAATTCATGCAGTGTTTATATACTTCATttgtatattgctttttttcccctttccccccagatTCATCAGATCAAATTATTCTTTCATCTAAGCCTAGGAAACTTTTGCCAGCTTTAATCGATTCTGCAAATGGGAATCTGTCAGACATCCACCGTAAAGAAGAAAGTGCCATTTTAGTTGATGAAAGATATTTCACTAATCTATGGGTGACCCACTTTCTCCCTGTGGTCGACATTCTTGTGGTTGTTCTGGGTCTTCCCTTAAATGCTTTGGCGATTCATATTTTTGTGACGAAGACGAAGCTTTGGAAGCCGGCTGTGGTGTATATGCTCAATCTGGCTTTTGCAGATATGCTTGTGCTGagcattctgccttttaaaatatcatACCTTTTTAGTGGACACAACTGGGTCTTTGGGTCTACTATGTGCCAATTGGCCACTTCTACTTTCATCTGCAACATGTACTGCTCTGTTCTGCTGATGACAGGGATCAGCGTCGATCGTTTCTTGGCTTTGGTTTGCCCCATGAAGTCTCTGTCCTGGCGCACAGCAAGACGGGCCTCTGTGATCTGTTTTGCCATCTGGCTGCTCGCCATAGGAGGGGCGAGCCCACTGCTGGTCTTTGAGCTCACCGTGTGGATACCTCAGATGAACATTACCACTTGCTTTGAGACGCAAAACATGTCTGGTTCTGTGGAATTCTTCAGCTATTACTTATTCGTCttatctactttcttctttttcatccCGTTAATAATCTCTACCGCTTGTTATATATGCATTATAAGGCGACTATTTATGTCCAGGTTTATGGTGCAGCGAGGGAGGAAGAGACGTGCAATCTTCTTGTCCGGCATTGTCTTGTGCaccttctttctttgttttggtCCCGCCAATATCCTGCTATTAATGCAATTCTTTTTTCCGTCTGAACAGCTTCAAAGCATCTTTTTTGCTCACATGATCAGCCTTTCCCTGAGTGTCCTCAACTGTTGCCTCGACCCCTTAATCTACTATTATGCCTCTTCAGAATGCCAGAGGCAGGTCTGGAGTGTTTTGTGCTCCAGAAAGTTGCTTCTGGTTGGAAAAGTTAGTCAAACAAGCAGCAATATAGCACCCTCTCCCAAAGGCTTAGACCCTTCCTTTCCCATTTAGTGCTTTATTGCTGTATCTACATAATGCATGGATTGATAATATCACACGTGTGAATCTAAATGTTCAATGTCCTTTGGGAGCTTTTTCCTAtttcagggagtcctcaacttatgatcacaattgagcctaaaatttctgttgctaagccagaaAGTTGTTAAGGTGGTTTgtcccatttttacgaccttcctgGTCACAGTTGCTGAGTAAATGACTgccgttgttaacttagtaacatggttgttaagtgaatctggcttccccattgactttgcttgtcagaatgtcacaaaaggtgatcacatttcCCTGAGAcagtgcaacagtcataaatacatgccagttgccaagtgtccaaattttgatcatgtgactatggggatactgcaatggtcaaaagtgtgaaacatgatgatgtcactttttcagtgctgttgtaactttgaatggtcaccaaatgaatggttgtaaattgagaactatctgtacaacAGGGATATCCTCAACatgatcaaaaaagtcaagatggggaCCATGGCTGCATAACTGAAACTCTGcctcttttttatattgttgtttGTGTAAAGTGAACATGAGTTCACTTTATTTCAAATACCCATCCAACAAAATTAGCAAAATTAGCTGGCCAAAGGCCTTTATACACATCTTCATAAAAACACACTAAATAACGATATACAGGGCACAGAAAATAACGATATACAGGGCACAGAAAACGAGTAAGACATAGtaagcaatatataagtatatatactgtaaaggaagaaaataagagaaatggaaataaagaaaTTTAGTTTAATGCAATACCGTTCCCTCAAAGGTGCCTTGCAAGCTATTCTTGCTTGCATCACATCCATACACAGCTTCATTCAATGCCTTTTGATGCTTTCACCTCTGTCTCTTTGAGCATCTTTAATCAGAATAaatctggaagggatcttggaggtcttctagtccaaccccctgctcaagcaggagaacctataccatttcagacaagtggttgtccagtctcttcttacaaaTCTCCAATGatgtagcacccacaacttctgaaggcaagcggttccattggttaattgttctcactgttaggaagttttccttaattccaggttgcttctgtccttgattagtttccatccattgtttctggtcTTCCCTTCtgctactttggaaaataagttgatccccctcttttttgtggcagcccctcaaataccggaatACTGCAATTATGtgacccctagtcctccttttctctagactagccatactcattgcctgtaaccattcttcatgggATGAAATTGATGAGATATGTTTCATCaattatatgattatatatcTCATCAATATGCTCTCATCAATTCCATCCCACCAGAGCTTCCTCAGATTTCCCCTTCTTCTCAATATATTAATTCACATATTTGCTTAGTGACTTGCTCCTGTTATTCCAATTATGTGACCAAGCAATCTCTACCTATTTTCATAGCAGAAACTAATCTTTTTATTCAAATTGAATTAGATAGTGTGAAGTTCCGAAATCTAAAACTGAAGCTGTTGAGGTTCAGTGTTGACCCTTAGTCTCTGAGACAGTTGTAACACATTACTTGGCCTGCTATTTTATATGCCAAACTAACTGAAATGTAtttcaaaaaaattaagaatatacTGTAGggcagttttcttttttaatgcattctccctagcccaggggtcagcaacctgcagctctggagccacatgtgattctttcatccctctgctatggctccctgtcactcaaaacatGTGTTAAAACTGCCAA
This genomic window from Ahaetulla prasina isolate Xishuangbanna chromosome 2, ASM2864084v1, whole genome shotgun sequence contains:
- the LOC131190735 gene encoding proteinase-activated receptor 1-like; its protein translation is MTVGCCNGCKVLLTAMQTQGYCDGYSSDQIILSSKPRKLLPALIDSANGNLSDIHRKEESAILVDERYFTNLWVTHFLPVVDILVVVLGLPLNALAIHIFVTKTKLWKPAVVYMLNLAFADMLVLSILPFKISYLFSGHNWVFGSTMCQLATSTFICNMYCSVLLMTGISVDRFLALVCPMKSLSWRTARRASVICFAIWLLAIGGASPLLVFELTVWIPQMNITTCFETQNMSGSVEFFSYYLFVLSTFFFFIPLIISTACYICIIRRLFMSRFMVQRGRKRRAIFLSGIVLCTFFLCFGPANILLLMQFFFPSEQLQSIFFAHMISLSLSVLNCCLDPLIYYYASSECQRQVWSVLCSRKLLLVGKVSQTSSNIAPSPKGLDPSFPI